A stretch of the Polaribacter pacificus genome encodes the following:
- a CDS encoding pirin family protein yields the protein MNTTLHKANTRGQVNLGWLQSQHSFSFGHYHNPERMNFGLLRVLNDDIVQPKMGFGTHPHKNMEIISIPLSGALSHKDSMGNKKAIEVGEVQVMSAGSGITHSEFNDSIDTETNFLQLWILPEILEISPVYDQKTFEVQSRKNNFQVLVSPVDKAVKGSLTINQQAYISIAEMDENTQLDYLIKDQNGVYVFLIEGNITVAETQLESRDALGVWETKDLEFQANTKSTVLVIDVPMGL from the coding sequence ATGAACACAACACTTCACAAAGCAAATACCAGAGGTCAAGTAAACCTTGGATGGCTTCAATCGCAGCACAGTTTTAGTTTTGGTCATTACCACAATCCAGAGCGTATGAATTTTGGTTTGCTAAGAGTTTTAAACGATGATATTGTTCAGCCAAAGATGGGTTTTGGAACACATCCACATAAAAACATGGAAATTATATCTATTCCTTTAAGTGGCGCATTGTCTCATAAGGATAGTATGGGTAACAAAAAGGCAATAGAAGTTGGTGAGGTGCAAGTCATGTCTGCGGGTAGTGGTATTACACATTCAGAGTTTAATGATAGTATAGATACAGAAACTAATTTTTTACAACTGTGGATTCTTCCAGAAATACTAGAAATTAGTCCTGTTTATGATCAAAAAACCTTTGAAGTGCAGAGTAGAAAAAACAACTTTCAAGTGCTGGTTTCTCCGGTAGATAAAGCTGTAAAAGGTTCCTTAACCATCAATCAGCAGGCTTATATTAGTATTGCTGAGATGGATGAAAATACACAACTAGACTATTTGATAAAAGATCAAAATGGCGTCTATGTTTTTTTAATAGAAGGGAATATAACAGTTGCAGAAACCCAATTAGAATCAAGGGATGCTCTTGGTGTTTGGGAAACAAAAGACCTAGAGTTTCAAGCGAATACTAAGAGTACTGTTTTGGTAATTGACGTTCCTATGGGGTTGTAA
- a CDS encoding NADPH-dependent 2,4-dienoyl-CoA reductase — MKYKHLFEPLDLGFTTLKNRILMGSMHTGLEEEKNGFDKIAAYYAERAKGGVGLIVTGGISPNIQGWTGPFSARMSTKKHAKKHQKITQAVHKEGGKICMQILHSGRYGYHPFTVAPSKIKAPINPFKPFKLTQFGIKRTLRDFVNCAKMSKLAGYDGIEIMGSEGYLINQFIVTRTNKRTDSWGGTYQNRMRLPIAIVQQIREAVGPDFIIIYRLSMLDLVENGSSWQEVVQLGKEIEKAGATLINTGIGWHEARIPTIATSVPRAAFTWVTKKMKEELSIPLITSNRINMPETAENVLAEGDADMISMARPFLADPMWVQKAQDNKADEINTCIACNQACLDHVFKQQVASCLVNPRACHETELQYLPTEKPKKIAVIGAGPAGLSAATIAAQRGHAVSLFDADSKIGGQFNMAKQIPGKEEFYETIRYFNKQIELHGVQMHLNTKVTVDTLLAADFDEIVLATGIKPRMPGIDGITHKKVLNYIDVLKHHKPVGKRVAVIGAGGIGFDICEYLAHEGESTSLNIDAWLKEWGIDKTLQARSGTEGVLEEVAESPREIYMFKRSKGKFGKNLGKTTGWIHRATLKKKKVHFVGEVNYTKIDDIGLHYTQGEENKVLAVDTIVVCAGQQPFKDLYQPLIDQGKLVHVIGGADVASELDAKRAINQGARLAASL, encoded by the coding sequence ATGAAATACAAACACCTTTTTGAACCCTTAGATTTAGGATTTACCACATTAAAAAATAGAATTCTTATGGGTTCTATGCATACCGGTCTTGAAGAAGAGAAAAATGGATTTGATAAAATTGCAGCCTATTATGCAGAAAGGGCAAAAGGCGGTGTAGGCTTAATTGTTACTGGTGGAATTTCTCCAAATATTCAAGGTTGGACAGGTCCTTTTTCGGCAAGAATGAGTACTAAAAAGCACGCTAAGAAGCATCAAAAAATTACTCAAGCAGTACACAAAGAAGGTGGTAAGATTTGTATGCAAATTTTACATTCTGGACGTTATGGTTACCATCCATTTACGGTTGCACCCTCAAAAATAAAAGCACCTATCAATCCATTTAAGCCTTTTAAATTAACTCAGTTTGGTATTAAAAGAACCTTGCGTGATTTTGTAAATTGTGCAAAGATGTCAAAATTGGCAGGTTATGATGGGATAGAAATCATGGGCTCAGAAGGTTATTTGATCAATCAGTTTATTGTGACACGCACCAATAAAAGAACCGATTCTTGGGGAGGAACTTACCAAAATAGAATGCGCTTGCCTATCGCTATCGTTCAGCAAATACGAGAAGCTGTAGGCCCAGACTTTATTATTATTTACCGTTTGTCTATGTTAGATTTGGTAGAAAATGGAAGCTCATGGCAAGAAGTTGTTCAGTTAGGTAAAGAAATAGAGAAAGCTGGAGCTACTTTAATAAATACAGGTATCGGTTGGCATGAAGCTAGGATTCCTACCATCGCAACATCGGTTCCTAGAGCAGCATTTACTTGGGTAACCAAAAAAATGAAAGAAGAGTTAAGTATCCCTTTAATTACTTCTAATAGAATCAATATGCCAGAGACTGCAGAAAATGTCTTAGCAGAAGGAGATGCCGATATGATTTCTATGGCAAGACCTTTTTTAGCAGATCCAATGTGGGTACAAAAGGCTCAGGATAATAAAGCCGATGAAATAAATACTTGTATTGCTTGTAATCAAGCCTGTTTAGATCATGTGTTTAAGCAGCAGGTAGCAAGTTGCTTGGTAAACCCGAGGGCTTGTCATGAAACAGAACTGCAATATTTACCTACAGAAAAGCCTAAAAAAATTGCTGTGATTGGTGCTGGGCCAGCTGGACTGTCTGCGGCAACCATAGCTGCTCAAAGAGGGCATGCGGTTAGTTTGTTTGATGCCGATTCTAAAATTGGAGGTCAGTTTAATATGGCAAAACAGATTCCTGGTAAGGAAGAGTTCTATGAAACCATACGCTATTTTAACAAGCAAATAGAATTGCACGGAGTTCAGATGCATTTAAATACAAAGGTGACTGTAGATACCTTGCTTGCTGCTGATTTTGATGAGATTGTTTTAGCTACAGGAATTAAGCCAAGAATGCCTGGTATAGATGGGATTACACATAAAAAAGTATTGAATTATATTGATGTATTAAAACATCACAAACCCGTAGGCAAACGCGTTGCAGTGATTGGTGCTGGTGGAATTGGTTTTGATATTTGTGAGTATTTAGCACATGAAGGTGAAAGCACTTCATTAAATATTGATGCCTGGTTAAAAGAATGGGGTATCGATAAAACTTTACAAGCCCGCAGTGGTACAGAAGGTGTTTTAGAAGAGGTTGCAGAATCACCAAGAGAGATTTATATGTTTAAACGCAGTAAAGGAAAATTTGGTAAGAATTTAGGGAAAACTACAGGTTGGATTCACAGAGCTACTTTAAAAAAGAAAAAAGTTCACTTTGTTGGTGAAGTTAATTATACAAAAATTGATGATATAGGGCTGCATTATACGCAGGGAGAAGAAAACAAGGTTTTAGCAGTAGATACTATCGTAGTTTGTGCTGGTCAGCAACCCTTTAAAGACTTGTATCAACCTCTTATAGATCAAGGCAAGTTAGTCCATGTAATTGGTGGTGCTGATGTGGCGTCAGAGTTGGATGCCAAACGAGCAATCAATCAAGGAGCTAGGCTTGCGGCAAGCTTATAA
- a CDS encoding CAL67264 family membrane protein: protein MSMNKNTVLAWATFIMILVGLGLIALGAFRYDDIAGWGFAAVGVGFFAIAWVFNALRGRV, encoded by the coding sequence ATGTCAATGAATAAAAATACAGTACTTGCTTGGGCAACTTTTATAATGATCTTAGTTGGATTGGGTTTAATCGCTTTAGGAGCTTTTAGATACGATGATATTGCCGGCTGGGGATTTGCTGCAGTGGGTGTTGGCTTTTTTGCTATTGCCTGGGTATTTAACGCATTGCGCGGGAGGGTTTAA
- the ettA gene encoding energy-dependent translational throttle protein EttA: MSDDKKVIFSMNKVSKTYQSTNKQVLKDIYLSFFYGAKIGILGLNGSGKSTLLKIIAGVEKNYQGDVTFSPGYNVGYLEQEPQLDPTKTVLEVVKEGVAETVAILDEYNKINDMFGLEEVYSDADKMDKLMAQQAELQDKIDASNAWELDTKLEIAMDALRTPDPDKLIGVLSGGERRRVALCRLLLQEPEILLLDEPTNHLDAESVHWLEHHLAQYKGTVIAVTHDRYFLDNVAGWILELDRGEGIPWKGNYSSWLDQKSQRMAQESKTASKRQKTLERELDWVRQGAKGRQTKQKARLKNYDKLMSQDQKQLDEKLEIYIPNGPRLGTNVIEAIGVSKAYDDKLLYENLNFNLPQAGIVGIIGPNGAGKTTIFRMIMGEETPDKGSFKIGETAKIAYVDQSHSNIDLDKTIWENFADGQELVMMGGRQVNSRAYLSRFNFAGSEQNKKVSALSGGERNRLHLAMTLKEEGNVLLLDEPTNDLDVNTLRALEEGLENFAGCAVIISHDRWFLDRVCTHILAFEGDSQVYFFEGSFSDYEENKKKRLGGDLMPKRIKYKKLIRD; the protein is encoded by the coding sequence ATGTCTGACGATAAGAAAGTCATTTTTTCAATGAATAAGGTTTCAAAAACCTATCAAAGTACAAACAAACAAGTTTTAAAAGATATTTATTTAAGTTTCTTTTATGGAGCTAAAATTGGGATTTTAGGACTCAATGGTTCTGGAAAATCAACCTTGTTAAAAATTATTGCTGGTGTAGAAAAAAATTACCAAGGTGATGTTACTTTTTCGCCGGGTTATAATGTTGGGTACTTAGAGCAAGAACCTCAGTTAGATCCTACTAAAACTGTTTTAGAAGTTGTAAAAGAGGGAGTAGCAGAAACAGTTGCTATTTTGGATGAGTACAATAAAATAAACGATATGTTTGGTTTGGAAGAGGTCTATTCTGATGCCGATAAAATGGACAAATTGATGGCGCAGCAGGCAGAGCTTCAAGATAAAATTGATGCCTCAAATGCTTGGGAGTTAGATACCAAATTAGAGATTGCAATGGATGCATTGCGTACTCCAGATCCTGATAAATTAATTGGAGTTTTATCTGGAGGAGAGCGCAGAAGAGTTGCTTTGTGTCGTTTGTTATTGCAAGAGCCAGAAATTTTATTATTGGATGAGCCTACCAACCACTTGGATGCAGAATCTGTACATTGGTTAGAGCATCATTTGGCACAATACAAAGGGACCGTAATTGCTGTAACGCACGATAGATATTTCTTAGACAATGTTGCTGGATGGATTTTAGAATTGGATCGTGGAGAGGGAATTCCTTGGAAAGGAAATTACTCTTCTTGGTTGGATCAAAAGTCTCAGCGTATGGCGCAAGAAAGCAAGACAGCATCTAAGCGTCAAAAAACCTTAGAACGAGAGCTTGATTGGGTTCGACAAGGAGCTAAAGGCCGTCAAACCAAACAGAAAGCGCGTTTAAAGAATTACGACAAGTTGATGAGTCAAGATCAAAAGCAATTGGATGAAAAATTAGAGATTTACATTCCTAATGGGCCTAGACTTGGAACCAATGTTATTGAAGCCATTGGAGTATCTAAGGCTTATGATGATAAACTACTCTATGAAAACTTAAACTTTAATTTGCCACAGGCAGGAATCGTAGGAATTATTGGGCCTAATGGTGCCGGTAAGACGACTATTTTTAGAATGATCATGGGTGAAGAAACTCCAGATAAGGGAAGTTTTAAAATCGGTGAAACTGCAAAAATTGCTTATGTAGATCAAAGTCACTCTAATATTGATTTAGATAAAACGATTTGGGAAAACTTTGCTGATGGGCAAGAGTTGGTTATGATGGGTGGTAGACAGGTAAATTCTAGAGCTTATTTAAGTCGATTTAATTTTGCAGGAAGTGAACAAAATAAAAAAGTGTCTGCACTTTCTGGAGGTGAGCGAAACCGCTTGCATTTGGCCATGACTTTAAAAGAAGAAGGGAACGTATTATTACTGGATGAGCCAACAAATGATTTGGATGTAAACACATTGAGAGCACTTGAAGAAGGACTTGAAAACTTTGCGGGTTGTGCTGTGATTATTTCTCACGACCGTTGGTTCTTAGACAGAGTTTGTACACATATATTAGCCTTTGAAGGAGATAGTCAAGTATATTTCTTTGAGGGAAGTTTTTCTGATTATGAAGAGAATAAGAAAAAACGTTTGGGTGGTGATTTAATGCCGAAACGAATTAAATACAAAAAACTAATTAGAGATTAG
- a CDS encoding DUF6095 family protein yields the protein MSINNQLLSKGIKQATLLLFLLISTPILITVAFKALNISDQEEQWTAYLLLSAAAIMVVITMVLAFKTIRTLLDALFNSKES from the coding sequence ATGAGCATCAATAACCAATTGCTAAGCAAAGGGATTAAGCAAGCTACCCTATTATTGTTTTTACTTATTAGTACTCCGATATTAATAACTGTGGCCTTTAAAGCCCTAAATATTTCTGACCAAGAAGAACAATGGACTGCGTACTTACTGTTATCAGCCGCTGCAATTATGGTAGTAATCACCATGGTTCTGGCTTTTAAAACGATCAGAACCCTTTTAGATGCACTCTTTAACTCAAAAGAATCTTGA
- the murQ gene encoding N-acetylmuramic acid 6-phosphate etherase, protein MPFTKTTEQDSNYDNLEQLSAAELIRNINQEDKKVAFAVEKALPQIEKLVVLIAEKLKAGGRLFYMGAGTSGRLGILDASECPPTFGVSDQVVIGLIAGGDTAIRNAVEFAEDSKQQGWEDLQEKQITDKDVVVGIAASGTTPYVIAALKACNERDIQTGCITCNLGSPLAQVATYPIEVVVGPEFVTGSSRMKAGTAQKMVLNLISTSVMILLGKIKGNKMVDMQLSNHKLVQRGINMLMKELNISQDNAASLLEKNGNVRTAIKKYRHEHQ, encoded by the coding sequence ATGCCTTTTACCAAAACCACAGAGCAAGACTCAAACTATGACAATTTAGAGCAGCTTTCTGCTGCTGAGTTGATACGCAATATTAATCAAGAAGATAAAAAAGTTGCTTTTGCAGTCGAAAAAGCCCTACCTCAAATTGAAAAACTAGTGGTGCTTATAGCCGAAAAACTCAAAGCAGGTGGGAGACTATTTTATATGGGAGCTGGCACAAGTGGTCGTTTGGGTATTTTAGATGCTTCAGAATGCCCGCCAACCTTTGGTGTTTCAGACCAAGTGGTTATTGGCTTAATAGCCGGTGGAGATACAGCCATTAGAAATGCCGTAGAATTTGCTGAAGATTCTAAGCAGCAAGGATGGGAAGATTTACAAGAAAAACAAATAACAGATAAAGATGTAGTCGTTGGTATTGCCGCATCAGGAACAACACCCTATGTAATTGCAGCTCTTAAAGCTTGCAATGAAAGAGACATACAAACAGGCTGCATAACCTGCAACCTTGGAAGTCCTTTGGCACAGGTTGCAACCTACCCAATAGAGGTTGTTGTCGGTCCAGAATTTGTAACGGGTAGCTCACGCATGAAAGCTGGAACTGCTCAAAAAATGGTCCTCAACCTAATCTCTACTTCTGTAATGATTCTCTTAGGAAAAATCAAAGGAAATAAGATGGTTGACATGCAATTATCTAATCACAAATTAGTCCAAAGAGGGATTAATATGCTTATGAAAGAACTGAACATCAGTCAAGATAATGCTGCTAGCTTATTAGAAAAAAACGGCAATGTAAGAACCGCAATTAAAAAATATCGTCATGAGCATCAATAA
- a CDS encoding TolC family protein, whose amino-acid sequence MKHLFIISLFFFSVTAFGQSTKISLTEAIEIAQKKSPDYKANINKNQASYWRFKNYKASFLPQVRLSATLPSYSNSTARITNDQGQDIFVNQNQALFDTQLSISQNVPYTGGSLSISSSLERVDIFGTAKDTRYSVVPFSLNYYQNSIFYNPFKWDQKIEPLLQEEAKKDFIESMEQISLTTSQMYFTLLKSQMQLKIAEKNLSNQDTLFQIAKGRYKMGNIAENELLQMELAVLNSRNSLTTSKITLKRAVQNFSRYLQLSTENLELDIPNKLPLFNVDVQKAILEAQSNRKSVIEFRRKRIEAEKELARVKGSNRLELNVNANFGVSQQGPILQDLFQNYNKQQSITVTLGIPLFDWGVSKSKRKMAEANLDLVDTNMEQQEQAFEQEIYLHTLNWSNQRNFLDTSEKAQEIAIKRYEITKKRYILGKITITDLNIAQQEKDGAVVTYLNSLQKFWTDYYTLRRLTLYDFLKNKKIETADLTYD is encoded by the coding sequence ATGAAACATCTATTTATAATTTCATTATTTTTCTTTTCTGTTACAGCATTTGGTCAAAGCACTAAAATATCTTTAACGGAAGCGATAGAAATAGCACAAAAAAAATCACCAGATTACAAAGCAAACATCAATAAAAACCAAGCAAGTTATTGGCGATTTAAAAATTACAAAGCAAGTTTTCTACCACAGGTAAGACTGTCAGCAACCCTACCTTCTTATTCAAATTCAACGGCTAGAATTACAAACGATCAAGGGCAGGATATTTTTGTAAATCAAAATCAAGCCTTGTTTGACACACAACTATCTATTAGCCAAAATGTGCCATATACAGGAGGGTCTTTATCTATTAGCTCATCTTTAGAAAGGGTCGATATTTTTGGAACTGCCAAAGATACCCGGTATTCAGTTGTGCCTTTTTCTCTTAACTATTATCAAAACTCAATTTTTTACAATCCTTTTAAATGGGATCAAAAAATTGAACCTTTATTGCAAGAAGAAGCCAAAAAAGATTTTATAGAAAGTATGGAGCAGATTTCTTTGACCACTTCTCAAATGTACTTTACCTTATTAAAATCTCAAATGCAATTAAAAATTGCCGAAAAAAACTTATCCAATCAAGACACCTTGTTTCAAATTGCTAAAGGCCGATACAAAATGGGGAATATTGCAGAAAACGAATTATTACAAATGGAATTGGCAGTTTTAAACTCTAGAAATAGCTTAACCACCTCAAAGATCACCCTAAAAAGAGCAGTTCAGAATTTTTCTAGATACCTACAATTATCAACGGAAAATTTAGAGTTAGACATACCTAATAAATTACCCTTATTTAACGTAGATGTTCAAAAGGCAATACTAGAGGCGCAATCGAACAGAAAATCAGTTATCGAATTTAGACGTAAACGTATAGAAGCCGAAAAGGAGTTGGCAAGAGTTAAAGGAAGCAACCGTTTAGAATTAAATGTCAATGCAAATTTTGGAGTCTCCCAACAAGGACCGATTCTTCAAGACCTTTTTCAGAATTACAACAAACAACAAAGCATAACAGTAACCTTAGGAATACCTCTATTTGATTGGGGAGTCTCCAAATCTAAAAGAAAAATGGCAGAAGCTAATTTAGACTTGGTAGACACCAATATGGAACAACAAGAACAAGCTTTTGAACAAGAAATATACCTGCACACCTTAAATTGGTCAAATCAAAGAAATTTTTTAGACACATCCGAAAAAGCTCAGGAAATTGCAATCAAAAGATATGAAATCACAAAAAAAAGATACATTTTAGGCAAAATCACTATCACAGATTTAAACATTGCTCAGCAAGAAAAAGATGGTGCAGTAGTAACCTATTTAAACTCTTTACAGAAATTCTGGACAGACTACTACACCTTAAGACGATTGACATTATATGATTTTTTAAAAAACAAAAAAATCGAAACTGCTGATTTAACTTATGACTAA
- a CDS encoding ABC transporter permease: protein MIDAILVEKLKSNFSEALRVITTNKVRTFLTSLGIIFGVAAVITMLAIGKGAEKEILAQLELVGVNNIVITPIPDEKEDNEEGESSTSANTSKRFTKGLDLLDVENIKKHIPSVNQVSPEIILDTYVTNNGFQNSVKLIGINESYFSTSNITIETGKNFTDYQLKNALPVCIIGKKIEKKLFTGESAIGKNIKVKDVWLEVIGVIEEKLISDKAQENLGIRDLNQDVYIPVKTFLVRYKDRKIISDKPIDFSGGGIIMVSSGGSNGPKKRVPRGNYHQIDKLTVQVENSDQLKSTADILSRMLKRNHNNVLDFEISIPIQLLKQQQKTKQIFNIVLSIIAGISLLIGGIGIMNIMLASVLERTKEIGIIRAIGATQEDVILQFLSESVLISIGGGIIGIFLGIISSYMVEAATGIETVLSLNSILLSFVVATLIGLIFGIAPARAAAKKSPIEAIRYE, encoded by the coding sequence ATGATAGATGCTATACTTGTTGAAAAATTAAAATCTAATTTTAGTGAAGCTCTTAGAGTGATTACGACAAACAAAGTAAGAACTTTTTTAACATCACTAGGTATTATTTTTGGAGTTGCAGCTGTCATCACAATGTTGGCCATTGGAAAAGGTGCTGAAAAAGAAATTTTAGCGCAATTAGAGCTTGTTGGCGTTAACAATATTGTTATAACACCCATCCCGGACGAAAAGGAAGACAATGAAGAAGGTGAATCAAGCACATCTGCTAATACAAGCAAACGATTTACCAAAGGCTTAGATTTATTAGACGTCGAAAACATAAAGAAACACATTCCTTCCGTAAATCAGGTTAGTCCTGAAATCATTTTAGACACCTATGTAACTAACAATGGATTTCAAAACTCAGTGAAGCTGATAGGGATTAACGAGTCATATTTTAGCACATCTAACATTACTATTGAAACGGGTAAAAACTTTACTGATTACCAATTAAAAAATGCACTTCCTGTTTGTATTATTGGCAAAAAAATTGAAAAAAAATTATTTACTGGAGAAAGCGCAATCGGAAAAAACATAAAAGTTAAAGATGTATGGCTAGAAGTTATCGGTGTCATAGAAGAAAAGTTGATTTCTGATAAAGCACAGGAAAACTTAGGAATCAGAGATTTAAATCAAGATGTATATATTCCTGTAAAAACTTTTTTAGTTCGATATAAGGATCGTAAAATTATCAGTGACAAACCAATTGATTTTAGTGGTGGTGGAATCATTATGGTAAGTTCTGGTGGTAGTAATGGTCCTAAAAAAAGGGTACCTCGGGGCAACTATCATCAAATAGACAAATTAACGGTTCAAGTTGAGAATTCTGATCAACTTAAGTCTACCGCAGACATTCTTTCTAGAATGCTAAAGAGAAATCACAACAATGTGTTAGATTTTGAAATTTCTATCCCAATCCAACTTTTAAAGCAGCAACAAAAAACCAAGCAGATTTTTAATATCGTATTGAGTATTATTGCGGGGATCTCTTTGCTAATTGGCGGTATTGGAATTATGAATATTATGTTGGCCTCTGTGTTAGAACGGACAAAAGAAATAGGAATCATTAGAGCCATTGGTGCAACCCAAGAAGATGTTATTTTACAATTCTTATCAGAATCTGTATTGATAAGTATCGGTGGTGGGATTATAGGAATTTTTTTAGGAATCATTTCATCCTATATGGTAGAAGCTGCAACCGGTATTGAAACAGTATTATCCCTAAACTCTATACTGCTTTCTTTTGTGGTAGCTACATTAATCGGGTTGATATTTGGTATCGCCCCTGCAAGAGCTGCTGCTAAGAAGAGTCCTATAGAAGCAATTAGATATGAATAA
- a CDS encoding efflux RND transporter periplasmic adaptor subunit produces MSRKKLIIGSVIIVSVLAVYFLYNKKEDVNAPITIKVAKGDFINEVITSGEALSSSSKKIQFPSPANLQKHNIREIKIQDLVPEGSVVKEGDYIGRLDQSEVNEKIIDAKLNLENAQSKYIQQKLDTTLSLKQERNGIKDLLFTIEESKINLKQSTYEPPASIRKLEIQIEKANRDLNTKKENYSIKKMQAEAKMVEVGTEVSKIKSKLDALIDLQKQFIIYSTDSGMITYIREWDGSKKQVGSSINPWDPSIASLPDLSKMQSKTFANEVDIRKLKKGLTVDVGFDAFPDITLKGEVIDVANVGETKRGSDIKVFQIIIKLLTEDKNVRPGMTTSNRILTDKESNVLMVPIEAIFSKDSISYTYVKSGFSVLKKQVLLGKSNNNLIIIKDGLNENEVVYLNKPKGYEDKSITLLKN; encoded by the coding sequence ATGTCAAGAAAAAAATTAATTATAGGTAGTGTTATCATTGTCTCAGTACTCGCTGTTTATTTTCTTTACAATAAAAAAGAAGATGTCAATGCTCCAATCACAATTAAAGTAGCAAAAGGAGATTTCATCAATGAAGTTATTACTTCTGGAGAAGCACTATCATCGAGTTCAAAAAAGATTCAATTTCCCTCACCTGCGAATCTTCAAAAGCACAATATAAGAGAAATTAAAATTCAAGATTTGGTCCCAGAAGGAAGCGTAGTCAAAGAAGGCGACTATATTGGCCGGTTAGATCAGTCAGAAGTGAATGAAAAAATCATTGATGCTAAACTAAATTTAGAAAATGCTCAATCAAAATATATTCAACAAAAGTTAGACACCACGCTTAGCTTAAAGCAAGAAAGAAACGGAATAAAAGATTTGCTTTTCACCATCGAAGAATCTAAAATAAACTTAAAGCAATCTACCTACGAACCTCCTGCTAGTATAAGAAAACTTGAAATTCAAATAGAAAAAGCCAACAGAGATTTAAACACTAAAAAGGAGAATTATTCAATCAAAAAAATGCAGGCAGAGGCTAAAATGGTTGAAGTTGGCACTGAGGTTTCTAAAATAAAATCAAAGTTAGACGCCTTGATTGATCTACAAAAACAGTTTATCATCTACTCTACAGACAGTGGAATGATTACCTATATTAGGGAGTGGGACGGCAGTAAGAAACAGGTTGGATCTTCTATCAATCCTTGGGACCCTTCTATTGCTAGTTTACCTGATTTATCTAAAATGCAATCCAAAACATTTGCAAACGAAGTAGATATTAGAAAATTAAAAAAAGGACTTACTGTGGATGTTGGTTTTGATGCTTTTCCAGACATTACTTTAAAAGGAGAAGTAATCGATGTTGCTAATGTTGGTGAAACAAAGAGAGGTTCTGATATCAAAGTTTTTCAAATTATCATAAAACTATTAACCGAGGATAAAAATGTAAGACCCGGAATGACAACATCAAACAGGATACTTACTGATAAAGAATCAAATGTTTTGATGGTTCCAATAGAAGCAATTTTCTCAAAAGATAGCATCAGCTATACCTATGTAAAATCTGGTTTCTCTGTACTCAAAAAACAAGTGCTCTTAGGAAAATCAAACAACAATCTTATAATTATTAAAGATGGACTAAACGAAAATGAAGTGGTCTATTTAAACAAACCCAAAGGTTATGAAGATAAAAGTATTACACTATTAAAAAATTAA